Below is a genomic region from Telmatobacter sp. DSM 110680.
CCGGCCAGCAGAATAATGTTGGGATTTGCGCGGCGGGCCTGCTGCGCAGCTCTGCGCACGTAGGAAGCAAAATCGCGCGCATCCAGTTCCGCTCCCTGCGCCTGGATTTCGTACACATCGGCACACTTCGCCACGCTCCCTGCAATTTTCGCGCGTAGGAACCGATCAAAACGATCCGGCCCTCCGCCCACAAGATCCGCCGCCGGCGCAACGATCAGCAGGCGGTGCTGCGCATGCACAAGGTCTGCGATCTTGCAGGCGTATTCGCCAGGATTGCGCTGCTCCTCTTCTGGCGTGAACTGCCACTTCTCCGGGTCATACATTACAGCGCCCACACCCTCATCGCAACACCGGTCGATTTCGCTCGCGCTGCGAATCGAGATTGTTCCGATCGCATTCCACTGCACATAAGGCGGCGTCTTCAACTTCCCCACCATAAAAGTGCACGGACTTCCAAAATACCGCTGTTGCTGTTCAATCGGAATGACGGAAACGGAATGATGCAGCGACCCCGCGTTGACGATCCACCGCACGCCGGCGCTGCCATCCGCCTTCGCGCATGGTGGAGGCTCGACGTGTTGCGCCTGTGCTGTCGCAGTTCTCACTGCACAAAAAAGAACTGCGGCAGCCACGGCCGCTCGGGACAATCGACAAGATCGCTGAGAAACGCCGGTCCATTTCATTGCCATCAGTATGCACTGAATACATCGAACTCATGCATTCCGTTCGTACCGCGAATTCCAGAACCGCATTGCAAACTGCATAGAGAAACGTCGGCGGTTTTCGCGAACGACTTCTCAGCCTTGAGCGGTTTCAAGAACTCCGCGTCGCGACTTCACATCCCGCATCGGCGGCTGGCCGAAGAACCGGCTGTACTCCCGGTTAAACTGGCTGGCGCTTTCATACCCGACTTCAAAAGCCGCGCTCGCCGCATCCAGGCCCGCATTCAACATCCGTTCGCGCGCCACATGTAATCGAAGTTGCTTCTGATACTGCAAAGGGCTCATCGCCGTCAGAGACCGGAACTGATGATGCAGTGTCGAGACGCCCATGCGCGCCATGCTCGCCAGTTCCTCAACCCGCAGCGGCTTCGCATAGTTGGTCCTCAACCACTCCACCGCCTTGGCTGTCCGGTGGCTTTGCTCGCCCAGCGTAGCAATCGCGCGCAGGTGTTTTCCCTGCGGACTGCGCAGCAGCCGGTAAATGATCTCCCGCTGGATGAGGCTGCTGAGAATCGGAATGTCTTCCGGCGCATCCATCAGATTCACCAGCCGCGAACAGGCATCCAGAAGTTCCAGCGACGTGATGCCGACGGCCATGGCGCGCGCATCGGCCGATTCCTCGCGCAGATGAAACTCCTGTTGCGACAGAATCTCGCGCACCGCCGGCATTTCGAGTTTCAGAATCAGGCCGAGAAGCGGCTGCTTCTCACTCGCCAAAATCACCTGGCTCACGACGGGCAAGTCAACCGAAGTCAGAAGAAAATTCGAGCCGTCACATATATAGGTCGTCTTGCCGACGTTGATGCGCTTTTGTCCCTGCAGAAAAACAACCATGCTCGGCTCGTAAGCCGCTGATGCGCAGGCAGTGGTGACAGAGCGACGGTAGATACGCAAACCGGGTATCTCCGTATCCATGTCTCCTTCCGCGACGGCGCGATCGGCAATCTTGCGTGCCAGCGCTTTCCGCGCATCAATCACATCCTGATTAGCCCTCGCGTCCTCATGCATCGACCTCTTCACCGTCTTCACTCCCTGAAATTTAAGTTAATCCAAAATTTATGGAGGTATGCACAAAAATCCATGCATCGACAGAATCAGGCAAGAGATTGGCAGGATCGGGATACCTCCACAGAGCCTCGGTTTCGTACTCTGATTTCGGAGCAGAATGCTCGAATACACTCCGGATCTTGAGGTCCCCTATGTACAAAGCCAAAGCTTACGCCGTAGCCAGCGCAACATCGCCGTTTACCTCCACCTCCATCAGCCGTCGCGATCCAACTGACCACGACGTGCAGATCGAAATCCTCTTCTGCGGCATCTGCCATTCCGATCTTCACCAGGCCCGCAACGAATGGAGCGGGATGATGCCAACCGTTTACCCCTGCGTTCCTGGACACGAGATTGTCGGTCGCGTCACCAAGGTCGGTTCCGCAGTCAAGAAGTTCAAGCCGGGCGATCTCGCCGCAGTCGGCTGCCTCGTCGACTCTGACGGCACATGCCCCGAGTGCAAGGCGGGATTCGAGCAGTTCTGCCCCAACATGACCCTCACCTACAACTTCCCTGACAAGAACAGCGGAGGCGTCACCTACGGTGGATACTCCGACAGTATTGTCGTGACTGAACATTTTGTTCTGAAGGTTC
It encodes:
- a CDS encoding AraC family transcriptional regulator → MHEDARANQDVIDARKALARKIADRAVAEGDMDTEIPGLRIYRRSVTTACASAAYEPSMVVFLQGQKRINVGKTTYICDGSNFLLTSVDLPVVSQVILASEKQPLLGLILKLEMPAVREILSQQEFHLREESADARAMAVGITSLELLDACSRLVNLMDAPEDIPILSSLIQREIIYRLLRSPQGKHLRAIATLGEQSHRTAKAVEWLRTNYAKPLRVEELASMARMGVSTLHHQFRSLTAMSPLQYQKQLRLHVARERMLNAGLDAASAAFEVGYESASQFNREYSRFFGQPPMRDVKSRRGVLETAQG